One part of the Terriglobales bacterium genome encodes these proteins:
- a CDS encoding GAF domain-containing protein has protein sequence MQSQDTKFLLAGMQHVANSADVNAVIRGLVEAASSSVGTNMGSLYLLDDTRGVLTPFVLHNLPEDYLSGCSEVPIGTQCCGRAALHKIPWIVQDMWTDPLFVDCREAAQNAGMRSAFSVPVLDANGKCLGSLASHFQHRFSPTVYDLERQSVFAKLIAFALARGTNQSATATANGARSS, from the coding sequence GTGCAGTCTCAAGATACGAAGTTTCTTCTGGCCGGCATGCAGCATGTGGCAAATTCGGCCGATGTGAATGCAGTGATTCGGGGCCTGGTGGAAGCGGCGTCGTCCAGCGTTGGGACGAACATGGGTTCTCTTTATCTGCTCGACGACACACGCGGAGTCCTGACTCCCTTCGTGCTTCACAACCTTCCCGAAGACTATCTTTCCGGATGCTCCGAAGTTCCCATTGGAACCCAGTGTTGTGGTCGCGCCGCATTGCACAAGATCCCCTGGATCGTACAGGACATGTGGACTGACCCCCTCTTTGTCGATTGCCGGGAGGCGGCACAGAACGCCGGCATGAGATCGGCGTTCTCCGTTCCGGTACTCGACGCAAACGGCAAGTGCCTGGGATCGCTGGCCTCGCATTTCCAGCATCGCTTCAGCCCGACGGTTTACGACCTCGAGAGGCAATCGGTGTTCGCGAAGCTGATTGCTTTTGCGCTCGCGCGTGGCACCAACCAGTCGGCAACCGCGACCGCCAACGGCGCGAGAAGCAGCTAG